From the genome of Carassius auratus strain Wakin unplaced genomic scaffold, ASM336829v1 scaf_tig00008146, whole genome shotgun sequence, one region includes:
- the LOC113071806 gene encoding galactose-specific lectin nattectin, translating to MAVLRSLLLLSIVYSVVNADDEKCPNGWTNFGVRCYKYFPQTVNWITAERNCQTYDANLASVHNKLENDLLLSMVPSNTRFWVGTQDGEQEGQWIWSDGSPFDYTSWCSGEPNNAGNNENCLELAYSSNRCWNDLTCSVQLGFVCAKNL from the exons ATGGCAGTGCTGAGAAGTCTTCTGCTTCTTTCCATTGTGTATTCTGTGGTGAATGCAGATG ATGAAAAATGCCCCAATGGATGGACAAATTTTGGAGTCAGATGCTACAAGTACTTCCCTCAGACAGTTAACTGGATCACTGCGGAG AGAAACTGTCAAACCTATGATGCAAACCTTGCATCTGTGCATAATAAACTGGAAAATGATCTCCTACTGAGCATGGTGCCTTCTAACACACGTTTTTGGGTTGGCACTCAGGATGGTGAACAA GAAGGACAGTGGATTTGGAGTGATGGAAGTCCCTTTGACTACACCAGCTGGTGCTCTGGAGAACCGAACAATGCAGGAAATAACGAAAACTGCCTGGAGCTGGCCTATAGCT CTAACCGTTGCTGGAATGATCTGACATGTTCAGTACAACTTGGCTTTGTTTGTGCTAAAAACCTGTGA